tatataaaactactaaaaatttttgaaataaaaaatattatttaggaaTAATCTTGATATTTATGTCCTTCtataatacagaaaatgaaaaacaaccctGCATCCATACAGTATTTATTTGATCCCCACAGAATTCCAAAGTAAAgcaatttattattaaatatctagACAAATTACCCAAAAGCTGTATCTAAAAATCGTTATCTTAAGAATTGTAAAAGATGCAAACACTATCTACAAAACAGTGTTGCGTGGTTCACTACTCACATTTaagatttcaaataatttcttctttttggctGGTTCTTCCACCCACAAAATAATCTGGCGCACACTGGAACAGGGCAGGTTCTTTTCCCCAGTGATAATTCTCACAGGATTCTGCAGAAGCTGGCTTGCTAGTTGTTCTATGCTAGCTGGAATTGTAGCTGAAACCAAAATGGTCTGACAATCATTAGGAACGTTTTCCAAAATGTCAAGCACTTGCTGTTGAAAGCCCATCTTTAACATGGTATCGGcctaaaatgaaatcattttaaagttaGTCCTACTTGACATTaaaaccctgagccacccaaggaaaaaaaagatatgattaagaacatgaaaaatcaaaaacttctgcacagaaTATACTACAATgtcaaaatataaagaattgggaaaatatatatttatataaacttataCATTGTATAATTACATGTTTTTAGTAATATACAAAGATTTTTATGGCATTATTAATACTGGCAACAAATGTATAAAccctaaatatccatcaataggGGATCTGGGAAATAAAATATGGTAGAGCCATATACTACAACACTGTGCTATCATTAATTATGAGAAGAAAGTCCTTTATTAAATGATACTCACTGCtaggaggaaaaaagcaaagtgcAGAACACTATGTATAACGTGGTGGTACCATTTGCATATAAACCCAAGAAACTCAATTGCTAACTCTGGGGAAAGGGCCTGCAGGCTGTGGAAGGGAAtgcaataaaatttttcattttatagcttttagcaaagtttggggttttttttgtttttgtttttttgttttaccatggacatatatttataataaaatattaaataaattaaaaaaatttaatgttgaGGGCTTTTGCTTCTGTATATATTTCTGCATTGCtagttttcaaaaatgatttatgtattactaagcaaacaaaaaattttgTTAGTGctgctttaaaataatgaaagataaaggctatcttgatttttaaatacaatccAGGTatctataattttgaaaaataagatattaaacTATTTCAGTGTATTTAGACTAAAgcattgtatttttgttgttatttctttgttttattttttattttttaagcaggctccatgcccagtgtggggctcaaactcatgtcTCTCAGATCCGGAGTctgatgctctactgactgagccagccaggcatccctaaagtaCTGTATTTTTAAGTGTCCATTAATGTGGAAGTTTAAACactcattttaatattattcattctatgacatttaaaaaatctaaaataaacatgATGGTCTAGGTTTGATCCTGGCTCTACCTAGGACCTTAAATTAAGCATGTTAATGAATACGCCctagtttttccttttacaaatggGAGTGATAATGGTTACCACCCCATGGGGCTGTTATGAGGATTCATGAGATAAAATACTTAAGACCCTTGAGaccacactcacacactcacagcATGGTCTCTATGTTTCAATTTACCATGAGACACAGAGCATGTGCATATGCACATGGCAGTATGTCTTGCAAACATCCCCTGCTTTTCCTCAATAATCCCACTAAGCCCCTCTCATCTTAGGAGATGGCCTCTCTTCTCCAGTTCAGAAAACAGAGAAGCCATCAGAAATAAGTTCTCCCCGTTTCTTTCATCCAAGCTTCCCCACATCTAACCTGTTCACATTAACACGCCCCAAATCCAGCTGTTTCCATCCAGCTCACAGTTGTAAGACCCCCCCTCATCCTGTCACCCCCACAACGGAAGCCATCCACCTCAAGCACCCAGCTTGAACATAAACCATATCTTCTAGTACATAAATCGTATCTGCTACTCCTCTGCTGAAACCCTCCAGTAATTTCCCATCACACATAGACTAAAACCCAACGGCTAACCACAGCCAAAAGTCCTACAGTTTTCATCTTCACCCACTTCTCCGACTTCATCCCCTACCATTCCTCCATGTCACGCCCCACGACTCTATCACACCAGCCTTCTTTCTGTGCTCAGCTACCTAATGCTCGCTCCCACGTTAGCTCCTGCACACTGGCTGTTTTGTTTGAAGCAGTCTTTCCTCCAGATGGATCTCTGCGTGGCTGGCTCCTTCTCATTCAGGTTTCAGCAGAAATGGCGTTCAGGGAACCCTCCTCTGATACTAACCTAACTCCCCAGGTGTCTCTCTCACACAACCTGTGTACCAACATTTGTCATGGCTTATCTCGCCTTCCACTGTATCCTCAAAACCAAGGATAGGGTCTATCATGTAAAAAGCCCTAAATATGCATCTGATGAACAAATAAGCACTCATTAAATCTGAGCACTGAAAAAGCACTGTCAGGCAGCATGCTAGTCAGTGTGTCCCAAATCTCCCTGAAGACAAGAATCACCCAGAAAGAGTTTTTACATATTCCTGGATTCCAACTCAGGCCTACTGAATCAGTATACCCAAGGAAGAGGTGTGGACTTCTATTACATTCACTGAACACACTGGATGATTCTTAACCATTAGAGAAACTTGGACCAACACGGTGCTTGATTGTAGGGATATAGCAAGGAACACAGCACAAGAGAAATGATAACAGTCTATATTCAGGTCAACAGAGCCTAGAGGAAAGAAGGCCGGAAGTCTATCAGGAGAACTGATAGAAGGTTTCAGAGCCATGGACACataaagaaggaagaggggacaggagagaaTTCTAGGCTAAAAAACAGATATGTGGAAGACACAGAAGAGTAATAGAGcagatttttctaattctaaagGAATTATCTTAGTCTCCATGCCTGACCATTTCTGTATCTTCACCCTCCTCTCGAAACAGTGGCTTCTCTCTTCAGGGATATTACTCATTCCCAGTTCCTGCCTGGTCTCTCAGACTACTTCTCTGTTTACTACGGACTCATCTTCAAACTTCACAAGCAGACACTTAGCCCCAGCCCTTGTCCCTCCCTCTCATCTTTCTCCCTTGGAGAAACCAGTGTGGCTCACATGGGTGCTGATGCCACATGGTATTTCCCCTTCATGCACCATTCATAAGAAATTCAACATCTCTAAAACCAACTCAAATATTGTTAAGCCCAACCCATACCCACTTGtcctttacttaaaattaaagGCACAACCAGAATTTATAGAGTCTCCTCAACCACCTTCTCCATCTTCTCTCATATTCAGTCATCAGAAGATTCATGAATGATTGAtttacagtgattctcaaatgtacTCGTGCCTCCCACTGCCTCCGCCCTGTCCCTGACCCTGCTCACCTCTTGTCTGGGTTGCTAGCCATTCTGTCccacagattctttcttctttaatttctctttcatggaGCAGCAGAATAACCTTGCTAAACCACCACTTTCCACATGTGACACCCCAACTCAATAATTTAGAAAGCCTCATTGTTTCCCACATCAAATCCAAaatcctctgcctctctttcaaGGCCCTCTATAATTTGACCCCACCCTAACTACCCAACTTTACTTCCTATTATTTCTCAGGACGAACGCATCAAGCTGGCTGGTCCCTCCATGCTTTGTGCTTGGCCTTTCTGGCTCTGCTCATGTTAGCCTCTTCACCTGGAATACTCGATATGTTCCCTAATTTTCTAAATCCTATTCCATCTGTGGATGACCAGGTAACACCCCATGACATCGGAGAAGCCATTTTTACGGTGCCAATCCACACAttctctcatttctccttttcacCTTAATTGTCTTGAACAATTAGCATATCATACACAGTGCCATTATTTTACTAACACTTCGtatcaggagtcagcaaactaaGGTTCTTGAGACAAACACAGGCCTTTATATGTTTTTGTAAATAGAGCTTCAGGAGAAAGCAGTCACACCCGATTATTTACCTACTGTCTCTGGTTGTACTGAGCCGTTGCAGCAGAGACCACGTGGCCCCCAACACCTACAATATTTCctgtctggtcctttacagaaagagTCTGCCATTCCCTGGCCTGCACTACACCTTTCAGCAGCACTTCTGGATGTCAGTGTAGGTGATAATGCTCTTGCCTTTACTTCAAGTGGTTGTGTATTTTTCTCTAGTAGGACTTCAGCACTTTGGAGGctgtaataatatttaaaatttctttgtgatGCCATCCGAACTGACCCAGAGTTGGTCAGTCTGTACCTAAATAGCACTGCTGGGCCAAAGTCAGTCTCAGTACATGATCAGTTATGTAGCTTACCAGTTCATTTCCTGCAATGCTGGAACAGAGGCTGCACAGGACAAGCACTTGGCACAGGTTTGCTTAATGAATACTCCTTTTGTATTCTGAGCACAGCACTGAGGTGCCCTGTGGTGGCTCATTCATTGGCAAAAGTGAAAATGTCGTGGGGAGAAGCAAGCGGAAATGGGATCTCACTTTAAAATCTGAGGATCATTTCTCTGGCTCATAGCATGGTGAGGACGTCAGAACACATGGACTGAGCAACACCGGGAAGCCCACCCGTACTTGCAGGCGGAAGTCAGTCTGACGATAACCGGATGCAGTAAGTCAGCTGACACTAAAGGCACACCAGGCAAGTGCTGACTTAGCAGTACTTTTTAAAGGACTAAATAAcagttcacaatagccaagatagagAAACAACCCAATTTTCCATCAGcggatgaacagataaaaaaaatgagttgtatatatacacaatggagtattattcagacttaaaattctttcctttttttgtaacgTGAACGGACCTGAAGGACACTATACTCAGTGAAGTGAAGTAAGctagacagaaaaagacaaatattatacgGTAACACTTACATGTGGGatgtaaaaaagttaaaaataagaaaataaaagtcaaattcatagaaattaGGAGAAAAATGATTGCCAGAGGCTGGAAGGTAGGTGAAACAGGAAGAGATCTAGAGCTAAAGGGTAAAAACTTACAGTTATAAAACAGATAAGGTCTGAAATCATAACAGTTACCATAGTTGgtatcactgtattgtataattgTAATTTGCTAAGGGAGTAGAATTtaaatgctctctctcacatacacaaaagtaaatatgtaagaaaaaaaaacacaaaaaactaataaaagacTGAATAACATTACATTTACACAAGACTTTTCGGGTCTATGAGACATGTTCACAATCATTACTTCATCCTTGCCACAACTCTGggagattaaatgacttgcccagcaTCCCATAGTGGGTGGAGAAAAGGCTCAAATCCTCATCTCGCGGATCTTACTTATGTGTTCTCTCCATATCCTCTGGTACCCTACTGCTACCTCCTGGGACCCACAGTAGGGGGACCACATTACCATCACTGGTCAGCCCCTGGACCCCACATTTCTGATCACTGCTGGGCCCCTGCTCTGTGACTGCTGTTGGGACATGTGTGAAAGTGGGCATGTGATACACTGCAGGCTGAACCAGCCCTTGCCCAGGCTGGGCGGACACATGGCTTTCTGTCCTCATGCCGGTTCACGTGCTGGAATATCATCagataaaaacatatttatttcacCTTACTaagcaaaccaaaacaataaaaacgcCTATATGCTCTATGTTACACTGAAAATCACAACGACAGACACCTATgtccacacagaaaaaaatgcaaaaggtcATCCAACTAAGCAAGATGAATTACTTCCAAACTCCCTCTTGATAGTTATTGGCCACggacatgtttattttttataggcAAATGACAGCCAGtgtcaaatgtttaaaaaacttaTCACTGAGGgatgcctgaggggctcagttgttaagcgtctacctttggctcaagtcatgatcctgggatcgagccctgcttcgggctccctgctcagccagaggccagcttctccctctccccctgctatgttccctctcttgttatgtctctctctgtcaaataaatgataaagtattttaaaataaataaataaataacttatcacTGAGAGTATAGTAGATGTTGGATTTGTGTTTTCTgtcaattaggaaaaaaaacagctGGTTGTATTTGTTAACGTGGTTTAATTTGGGTGCACTACAGGTTAGGGGCAGTGCAACACAGGAGCCAGCTTAAAACTGACTACTGCGACTGAAAATGCCTGAACACACGGTGAGTTTATAGAAGTATAATATACTTTTCATAAATTAAACTATATGACTATGTTCTAAACAACAATTACTTACTTCATCTACTACTACAATTTTTATACCACGGAGTTCTACAGAGCTCTGTTTTATTATATCCAGAAGTCGCCCAGGAGTTGCTATGATAAcctgaagaacagagaaaaagaaaaaaaattagataatactccttcctttcttccttccttccttctctctgtccttacTGAGtggctactatgtgccagccgATGGGCTAAGTACTCAGAATTCAATGATGATTAAGTCACACATAGTCTCTGCTCTCATGAATCTCGCAacataaaggaacagaaaaaacaaacaaatacccaTGAGGTCAGTAGAGTAATAAATGGAAGCATCTATCCAGCCCTAGCTAACATGTAAGTTAAAACCTAAAGGAATAGTGGAAGCCagtgaggagaaggcagagggaaaacatTCAAGAACCTTCTGAAGCTGGAAAACCACTGAGGTTTCCACTGGGTAAAAAAGGGGAAGACCTGGGTGAGGCTTGAAAGGAGGCAGGGGCCAGACCACAAAAGGCCTAGCAGGCAGGCTGACTGCTATCTGGTCTGTAAACAAAAGCAAATCCCTGAATCCTTCTGGGCCTGCTatgctgtttttaaattaaaaggttGGACAAAAGGATTTCTAAAGTTGCTTAAGGCTCTTAACACTTAGAACATAATAGTTGAAGCAGTGGTAAAAAGTAGGGCCTGTTTGGTCAAACTTCAGTAGGGATCTTAGCTCTAGCAATTGATAATGGTGTGAGTCTCTGTTCTCACgttcataaaatggaaatgatagtaattattgtgaggattaaatgagacagtgCCTGGTGTAAAGTATAGTAGTTACAAATGATCTCATAAATTTAATTGTATTCCACTTTTCAAGGACACACCGACACAATGGTGAGAAAGATCATGGAGAATGATAAAATTTCAGGGTTGTAGTAAGGATCTATATCTATAGAACTATAGAGTTCCGCTTAGTTTCTTCGGAAATACTATAAACATTTAAATCTGTTGTAGTTATTTTGAACTGAGCTCATCCCttctatttctacttattttccccccccctgctttttttttataaacctttCTTTAATGAACTCCCCCCCCATTCTTTTAGTGTgggaattttaataaatttataataaacttaATAAAGTCTAAAGTAAATCGATACATTTAGCTTTTTCTTGAGCAACCAAGGGCAAACGATTTAACACCAATCACAACTTTCCTGCACTTACATGCTACAGTCGGCCagtattttacttctattttttttttttcaacccacAGATTgttcattattactttttatttagtcAATGTTTGTTCACATCTACCCACATTCTTAGGCTTTTCTTTGCTTGCCATTCTTTCTTTGATCCCACACCTTCCTTTCCAGAATCATCTTCTTTAATGCAGAATATCTTAGTTTCTGTTCTTTTAGATAAGTCTACTGGTAATAAACTCCCTCTCAGTTTTCTATATCTGAAAAGGTCTCTATCTTGCCCTGGCTTTTGAAAGATCACTTTGTTGAACAGAcagactttttcatttttttttttccccaggggggTATATGTGAAGGACACAGCCTGGCATGGGGAGTGGGCAAGGCACAGGGTGATGAGGGGCCTCTGGAGAAAGGTGACCCTGCACGGGGTGTTGCGGTCTAAGGGGGTGAAGAGGATGCAGGATGGAGTCTAGGAAGGAAGGCATcactggggggcaggggacagaaaTGAGGATGGGCGAATGGTTACATATAAGATGGCtggtcaagtaaataaacatataaaagatAACAGGTAGCAGGTTTCTCACTGCCAGAATGATAAATATGGAAACAGGAAGCGCCAAAATGAGTCTTGCTGTGTTGAATTAGAGTTGGAAGTATCGACATGAATTCATGATCTATAATAAATGTAGATCAGAAACACACACTTATGGAACATTCTCTCCTTCCATTCACTGACAGGTCCTAGAAGCAATGGTACCTTAACAACAAAGAGCAATAGCAATGAGCCCAACCAAGagcccagctcttgatttctagCTACTATCCTCTACCGAAAGGAATCAGGGCAGCTTGGGGAAAGGCAGGATTCCAGGGCTGAGTCAAGGGAAGAACAATTTAAGCATGAACATCTTCttcagatagaaagaaaaaaagtgctcaAAGAATGATTGGGATATAATAAAAGGCCACAGAAACCAACTTCACAGTGCTTCCACCGCTCAAATTGGGGACAACTGGAGAACCAAAGCAAATCATGGTAATAACGCATTATAATCCTTTAAATATAGTAGGTAATTCTGAGTCATCCTGGAAATTTGGTAAAgcacaagaaaaatataatatcaaaGTACTCAAAATACTTAACTAAatacaaaggcaaaaaataaactttactttTACTTTCCAGAAAATATCACCAGTAGAAGGACAGACTGAAATGGTGTATCACCTAAAAGgatgtaatgaaaagaacaaagcatCTCTTCTTCCATGATATTCCTTTCAAAGATGCATAACTTGAATCTAATCAATTGAGGGACGTTCTTCAAAGCAAGCAGTTTATAATCCTTAAAAGTGTCAAGatcatggaaaaaaaaggaaagaataaagaactgTTCTAAACTGAAGGAGATGAAAGAGATATGGCAATGGAAGGCAAAATGTGATTCTGAACTGCGTTCTTGTGCTACTGAAAAGAAAAGTTGACAGAATGATTAGTAAAACATGAATGGGCTTTGAGGAGTAAATGATAGCAATGTTTACTCCTGAAGCATTCCAGTGTATCCATGTTAATTTCCGGATTCTGTAACTGTATTGTGGTTACGTGGGATAATGCCCTCGTTTGTAGAAATCACACTCTAAAAGTGTATCAGCTATAGATCCTTAAATAAATGCCATCTTTCTGAGATTTAACTTCTGAACCATAAGACGATATGCCCACAGACCTTCAAGAGcaaatgtgaggggcacctgggtggctcagtgggttaagcctctgccttctgctcaggtcatgatctcagggtcctgggatcgagccccacatctggctctctgctcagcggggagcctgcttcctcctctctctctctgcctgcctctctgcctacttgtggtctctgtctatcaaataaataaataaaatctttaaaaaaaaaaaaagagcaaatgtgATTAAATGAGGTAGTGCACAGGAGAACATCCAATAGCATTTGGCGTATGACAGCTACTCAATAAATTGTGTTCCTTTCCTATAGaaaacaaccttaaaaataaaattaaggctTACGTGGTAAGAATGTAAAGGTTaacctacaaaaacaaaaataaaaataaacaaagggtaACCTAAAAATCACACTTACAAGTCGTTACAAAAACAAAACGACACCAAAAAACCCTAGCTCCCACATTGCTTATAATACTTTTCAAAGGCATTGTACCAAATTGGTGCTTACCTTCACATGTTGTCGCAAACGATAAAGCTGTGGGGGTAAGGGTAAGCCCCCTACCAGAAGCACGGTTTTCATGCGTGGCAGACCACTCATCAGTTCTTTAGCTTGGCTCTCTATCTGAATGGCTAGCTCTCTTGTTGGTGTAAGAATGAGAGCAGATGGAGTTTTGCTCTGCAAAGATGTGAAAAACAAGTCTAAAAACGCCGGCAATTAATTCCTGCTGATGTGGACTAAATGTTCAAAGTGATTCTGGGGGTGTTCCCATCAGCCCAACTAGTTATGAACCTTGCCTTTTGTTCCCTGCAAATTTTATCTCCAAAAACCACCGTAAATGGAACCCTTCCTTATATAACAGATATACAGTGAAAAGGTCAAAACTGGGGCCAGGGAGAAACACCCACAATAACCAGGGTGGGAAAACGGAAGGCCAGTTGGACCCTAAAATCTCGAGCCACTCTCTTCAGAAGAGAAAACCAGGAAGATCTGGTTTTCCACCAGTGAGTTTCACTTGTATTTTGAACatctggtgttttattttttttccctcacatgATCTTCTACAATTCTTtagttttccaaattttcctCCTTTAcctctcctctctttgcctgtgtTTTATAGTGGTTTCCCTTCCTATCCTACCTCAGACCTCATAAACTCACTAGTCCTTGGCAAATATGTCAGCGAAATTAATTACGTGTAGGAGTGCTTTGCACACTATAAACTAACAAGTAAAGTAAGGTAGCATTATTTTAAGATGAACCACGAATTGCATTGAAGTGTGTATTTTGAACTCTATAATAACTTTCCAACTTTGGTATAAATcctttttttcaaaacacaaaatccAAGGAGGCTAAATGGCCCCAAAATTGCAGGTCATTCAGtcggcaggattttttttttttccccaaagcaaaagtatatttcttgaaaagaaaatttgttgaaagaaaatattttgtaaggaAGGCGATTTTTAAGACCTTCAATGAAAAGATCTTTGGTTCAATCcgataaaagaaaaattccctaaaattgtgtttttcataGAAACTATCAGAAGCAAAATCACCAGGAGCAATAATGACTGAAGTTACAGTTTCAGCTTGCAGTTTTAATATAGTTAAGGATGAAACTTTGTCTATACCCGACTTGCTTCTGAGAATAACACCTGAGAATTCTTACCTCACATAAAGCTCGGGTGataacaggaagaagaaaagcagctGTTTTTCCTGAGCCAGTATCAGCACTGGCCAGAATGTCCCTTCCCAGAAGTCCCACAGGAATCATCTGCATTTGGATGGGGGTTGGAACTTCATAGCCTGATTTCTTCAAGTTGAGATTCAAGGCCTCAGGGAAACCGCAGTGCTCAAAGTCAATAATGGGTCTGGTGACATCTTGCCCTTGAACTACAATTCCTAGCTGCCTTTTAAGATTTTCAATTTGGTCTTCCTGAAGGTTCGAAATAAAGGGGTGCTCTCTATAGACATAAAAAGCATTAAGTGGAGACTCTGGCCCAGAATCCACTTTGTGTGGATCGCTGAGCtttaatctttcttccttttcctttacttgCAAAAGATGTTTTGCTTTACACTCCAAACTACACACATCCTCATCTGTCTTATCACAGATGTACTCTCCATAACGACCACAAACAACACAGACAGGTTCCCCAGGTTCCGGCCAGCGCTGCGTTTTGGAAAATGACTTAACAGGCTCTTCAGAAAGATCGCTATCCTTCGCATCCTGCTGGGGTCCAACCAAACCAACCTCGGCCAACTGACCAGTTGTACCGGGGAAAGGGCATGGTTCCACGCTACGCCCTTCGGCTTCTTTTGTAACTAACGCATCAGCTCTatcacctctgccttcagccagcCGCAGGTCTTCTGCATCTGGTTTAATTTTCTTAGCTGTACAACTTTTGCCATCATCATTAGCACTCCTCTTGATTTTGAGAGATCTTGGAACAAACATCCTCCAGTATTCTGTTGAGGAAATCACATAATGAGATGTATTTTACCCTCAAAAAAGTCCACATGTAAAGTACCATATGGCTATCCTGCAGTCAGCCTACAGACCTAGGGCTTTGCCTGCAAGGAGTCAAACAAGGCATCATGACACTACTTAATAGCaagctttccttccattcacAAATTTCctctagtgggaaaaaaaaaaaaaaaaaagaatcctttttcCTTATACATGGGAATGGTGAACCTTTGCACTCTGCTTAATACAGCCTTGTGCATGCAGGCTGCTTCTGCTGACTACTTGCACTTTGAAATACCAAATATTATAGAAATTCTGGAGTAAATCCTTCTattacatttttcacaaaacagaAGGGATACTTCACAACTGGGatctttaaaatcaaaaccagaaagcatagagaaaaatgctattttagTAACACGTAGGTATTGCTACGTTCCAAGCACAGTGCTTAGTGCTTCACAAGGGAACCTTCACAAGCCCGTAAAAGGGGCTTCGCACCATCCCCCGCACAGATAGCGCTCGCACACTATGCTGTATTATGTACTGTAATTTTTCACATGAGGAACGTTGGCCATTTAGAGATTAAGCGGCTTGTCCAAGCTCACACCCTTACTAAATGTCAGAACCCGAGCACGGTGGGCTCCAGAACGCAAGCTCTCAAGCACTGCCATGCCTGTTTCCACCAAGAATGTTTAAATGACGTGGATTGTGAAAGGCCTTTAACCTAATTTGGGGACTACTAAACATACTAATAAACATTtctcgcaaaaaaaaaaaaaaattcttaagctaAATTACCAGATTCAGTTCTTCCAGAAAAATTCCAACAAAAAGTGCAACTGAAGATCTGGAATTACTGCCCTAAGTCTCCGGGAACGTcaaggaggctgggggagggacgGCTCTGTATCAGCAGGAAGCGCTTGGGACTGAGGTCCTCGAATGGCGAAACGGAGCAGGCTCCAGCAGGGCGGGCGGCTAGGCCTCCGAGTCCCCCGCGGCCCCCGACCCCTCCCGTCCCAGGCTCCCGGATCCTCCCCTCGGGCGTTGCCCCTCACCGCGGCCCCGCGGCCCCCCACCCAGAGGCGCGTGCACGTCACGGCGCTGCTAGGAGACGGGGCGGGCGGGGCACCGCGTTCCGGCGGGAGGCCCGGGACGAGGCGACAGCAAGGGTGGGAGGGGAACTGCtcacggggcggggggagggggtgtatCCTACCGCCGCGGCCTAGCGCCCCGCGTCCCAGAGGAGAGGGAGCCCGACGGGAAGGAGGCCGGAGCTGCCGGGGCCCGCGGCCCGCTCACTGGCGCAGACTTGGGGCCGCGTCCTCTCCCGCTCGGGGCCGGtttcctcctcccagccctgggccagccTTCCCTCCGGCAAGCCTGTACTCGCTCGGCCACACTACGGTTCCGAGGGAACGTGCGGAGCGCAAAATCCACTTCTCCGGGTTTTGGGAAAAGACCGCGGCGCGCGTTAGCGCGCGGGAAAGGCGGGGCTACCGTGGGAGGCGGAGCTTGGCTG
The window above is part of the Mustela erminea isolate mMusErm1 chromosome 17, mMusErm1.Pri, whole genome shotgun sequence genome. Proteins encoded here:
- the DDX59 gene encoding probable ATP-dependent RNA helicase DDX59, which produces MFVPRSLKIKRSANDDGKSCTAKKIKPDAEDLRLAEGRGDRADALVTKEAEGRSVEPCPFPGTTGQLAEVGLVGPQQDAKDSDLSEEPVKSFSKTQRWPEPGEPVCVVCGRYGEYICDKTDEDVCSLECKAKHLLQVKEKEERLKLSDPHKVDSGPESPLNAFYVYREHPFISNLQEDQIENLKRQLGIVVQGQDVTRPIIDFEHCGFPEALNLNLKKSGYEVPTPIQMQMIPVGLLGRDILASADTGSGKTAAFLLPVITRALCESKTPSALILTPTRELAIQIESQAKELMSGLPRMKTVLLVGGLPLPPQLYRLRQHVKVIIATPGRLLDIIKQSSVELRGIKIVVVDEADTMLKMGFQQQVLDILENVPNDCQTILVSATIPASIEQLASQLLQNPVRIITGEKNLPCSSVRQIILWVEEPAKKKKLFEILNDKKLFKPPVLVFVDCKLGADLLSEAVQKITGLKSVSIHSEKSQTERKNILKGLLEGDYEVVVSTGVLGRGLDLISVKLVVNFDMPSSMDEYVHQVGRVGRLGQHGTAITFINNNSKRLFWDIAKRVKPTGSILPPQLLNSPYLHDQKRKEQQKDKQTQNDLVTGANLMDIIRKHDKSNSQK